Part of the Roseobacter litoralis Och 149 genome, GCTTTATGATGGTTCACCTTCCCTTTCACCTTGGGCAATGCATGTGCTTCTTTGATCGCCGTCACGGGGTTTTCGCCGTCGCGAAACCCTTTCGAGCGTGCCACGTCCAGCACCGTCTTGATCCGCTGCGCCAAGCGCTTGGCCGTTTCGTGCTTTGCGGTCCAGATCGGGGCAAGACACATCATCACTTCGGGCTGGTTCACAGAATCAATCGGCATCCGGCCAATCTTGGGAAAAGCATAGTCGCGCAACGTGTTGATCCATTGCTGGCCATGCTTGGCGTTTTTCCATGTGGGCAAGCGGTCAATGTGGACCTGTTTGGCAAATTCTTCAAACGTCGGGATTTCGCGTTTGGCATTGAAACGCGGGTTCAGACCCGTTTTGGCCATGCGTCGATATTCCAGCGCCCGTTCGCGGGCTTGGTTGATCGTGACAATATCCGCGCCACCCAAACCAAAGTCGGTGCGAAGAGGCGCGCCCTTTTTATTCTTCTGACCCTTAACCACCACCCGCACGATCCAGCGTCGCGCACCGGAAGGGTCAACCACCAGATAAAGCCCATTGCCATCGCCGTGACGCCCAGCGCCAAGGTTCTCGACCAGTTTCTTCGTCAGCTTGCCAGATAGGGCCATTCCTAAAATACCACATTTTCTACCACTCAAGGAACGAAGATAGGCACCATCGAAAGAAACTCAAGGTAAAGCTGCGAACCCGTTAAACCCAACATTAAAAAAGAAAAAGGCCGCTCAAGGCGACCTTAACAAATTCAAGAAAATAGCAGTCTGGCGGAGCGACAGGGATTCGAACCCTGGAGACGGTCTCCCGCCTACACACTTTCCAGGCGTGCGCCTTCGACCACTCGGCCACCGCTCCGTGGGCGCGGTGTAGCCCGGCGATGATGTTCTTTGCAAGAGGCAAATTAGGGTTTGGCTTCCGGGTGTGTGATTTGTCAGTGGGTGATCCGGCACTCGGACTTTTGAAAAACCGCACAGTCTCAAGCATGCGCCTAAAAAAGTGAACTGAATTAGATCGCGGACTGAGAATATAGATACAAAAACACGCTCGAAAACCAAACCTCTTTCTGCTTTCGGGACGGCCCCGAACAAGCTGACGTCAGTCACTCTCGCTTGTATTGGTCTGCAGAACTTCCGGGTTGCGCAACCATACGTCGCGCTGTGCGAAGGGTATTTCAATGCCCTCTTCGGTAAAGCGCGCGGCAATTTCATGGTTAATGTCATTCTGGACCGAGAGTATCCAGTTTACATCCCGCAGGATGGCCCTGATTTCGAAATCCAACGAGTCCGCGCCAAAGCCCATGAAAACGACGTTGGGGGGAGGATTATTCAAAACCATCGGCTGAGCATTGGCGATCTCGCGCAAAATCCTGTCAACGCGCTTGGTGTCCGTGCCGTAAGCGACCCCGACCTTCACGATCAGGCGACCTATGGTGTTGCCGCGCGTATAGTTGGTGACTGTCCCTGCGATCAGGTCAGAGTTGGGCACGATAACGTCCGTGCGGTCAAATGTCTCGATGCGGGTGGACCGCACGGAGATGTGTTTCACCACCCCCATTTGACCACCGACCTCGATCCAGTCTCCTTCGGAGATAGGCCGTTCAACCAGCAGGATTATTCCGGAGACAAAGTTCGACACGATGGTTTGCAGGCCAAAGCCGATCCCAACAGACAAGGCCCCCGCAACAATCGCAAAGGCAGAGAGATCAACACCCGCAACCGTAACGGCGATAAGTGCTGCCAGAAAAATCCCCACATAGCCGATACCCGAAATCAGGGCATTCTGCCCACCGATATCAAGCCGCGTTTTCGGCAGCACATTCACCCGCAACGTGCTCTGCAAAAGGCGCGTGATTGTATAGCCAAGGACAAAGACAATTGCGAAGGTCAAAAAGTCAGAAGGCGAAATCCGTGTCCCGCCAATTTCGAACCCTGCCAGAAATCTGCCCCAGAGTTCTGTCAGATCGGTGACACGCGCGCCCCAGATCAGCGCCAGCAACGGAATGCTCGTCATAACAAGGAGGAACCCGGCGAATATCGCGATCAGACTATCGCGCGCTTCCACGCCCTGCCCCACAATCAGCCCGTATACATCAGCCGCAAAGCGCTGAAGCACCATCACCAGCCCAAGCACCAACAAGCTTAGAATGGTGGGGTATAGCATCGCGTTACCGGCCTCGGAATAGCCGATGGCTGCCATCACCGGGGCAAGCAGGCTGACTGCGATCAAAACGGTGCCAAAGAAACGCACAACACGCCCGACGCCCGGTTTCTGTGCGTGATCCTCGCCCTCTTCAACGTCCACAATGTCGTATTTGCGCAGCAACAGCCCGAGGAAGAAAAGCACAACGCCAAAGAGCACAACAACGGGAAACGCCGTGATCGCGAGTGTTTCGGGCGCTGCCTGCTCAAGATCAAACAAGACGGCGATTACCCCGCGCGCCACGAACAGCAGCGACAGAATAAGCATGTAAAACCGACCGGCCCGCCGGCCTTCCTGCGTCAGGCAGATCAATGCGTCTTCTTCTTCTCGCGCAAACAGTCGTTCAGCGAGCCACCGAAAACCCAACAACAGAAAGCCCAGGACAGGCATCAGGGATATCAGTTTTTCGAAGGTGTCGTCGAAAACGCCGGTCAGTAGAATGGCATGGGAAAAAATATAGATGCCCGCAAGTGGTAGAAAAATCCGCAGCAAGGAGACCAGAAAGCTCCATACCCCGGACCCACGCCCGCCAAAGCGGCGCATGTAATTTACCGCAATTCCGGCCCATAAACGGCCCCTGACAATCAGGGTCAGTGAAATCGCCAGCAACAACAGCACAAGGGGCAGTTTGTTCTGGAAATTCTCCTGATTGCGCTCGTCTGTGATACTGGCGAGATCATTCGCCAGATCCCGCAGGATGCGCTCACTGTCCGCGAAAGCAATGGGCCAGGTTTTCGGATTTAACGGCGAGGGTCCCAAAGACAGCAGACGGCGTGTGTCACGCTCTCTTACGATGGCGTCGATTTCGTTGATCAGACCGTCTGCGCGACGAAACGCAACATCCGCCGCAAGAATGGGCGCTTGCAGGTCTTCGAATTGCTGATCAAGGTCCGCCCTTGTCGCCGATATCTCTGCGGATTCCTCGCCGCTTTCGGGCACGGGTCCCAGCGCGTTGATCTGGGATCGAATGGTTGCGATGCGCGCCGAATTGGCCTGTCGTGCCAGATCAAACTCGCCTCGAAACGTCGAAAGCCGTTGCCTGAGCGTTTCTAGGTCTTCTGTGCTCAGATCTTCGGCCGCATCGATGCGTTCTTCCGCCCGGGATGCAGCATCCTCCCAAAACGAATAAAGCGAGTCGTCCTCGTCGCGGACCGCCAGATCCTGTGCCTGCGCCACGGCCGCCCACATCAAAACGGTCAACGTCAGCAAAAAGGGTATGAAACGTCTCATGCGTCTTCAAATACGACCGGAATGCTGGCAGGCGCGCGATCCAACCACGCCGGAACAGGCAGGCCCTTGCTCGCCAGAAACTCAGGATTGAAAAGTTTCGACTGATAGCGCGTGCCAAAATCGCACAGGATGGTCACAATCGTATGTCCCGGCCCCATGTCGCGCGCCATACGCATGGCCCCCGCGATATTCATTCCGGATGAGCCGCCCAGACACAGGCCCTCGTGTTCGAGCAGGTCAAAAACGATGGGCAGCGCCTCGGCGTCATGCACATTATAGCTGAAGTCAGGCGTGAACCCTTCAAGGTTCTTGGTAATCCGGATTTGCCCGATACCTTCGTTGATCGAGGACCCTTCGCTCATTTCGAGCACACCGCGCGTGTAATAATTATAAAGCGACGCGCCATCCGGATCGACCAGACCGATCTTGACCCCCTTGGGCTTGAGCGCCTCGGACACACCCGCAAGCGTGCCCCCTG contains:
- a CDS encoding tyrosine-type recombinase/integrase, with protein sequence MALSGKLTKKLVENLGAGRHGDGNGLYLVVDPSGARRWIVRVVVKGQKNKKGAPLRTDFGLGGADIVTINQARERALEYRRMAKTGLNPRFNAKREIPTFEEFAKQVHIDRLPTWKNAKHGQQWINTLRDYAFPKIGRMPIDSVNQPEVMMCLAPIWTAKHETAKRLAQRIKTVLDVARSKGFRDGENPVTAIKEAHALPKVKGKVNHHKAMHWRDVPAFYSDLRGRNAMSAKALMFTCLTGSRTGEVLGTQWGEIDLDARVWTCPAIRMKTGEDHRVPLTDEMLSIIEPLRAMQSDYVFEGQKRHRPLSNMSMLMLLRRMQVEGVTVHGFRSTFRDWASDVANAPREVSEMSLSHLVGSDVERAYARSDLLDRRRALMERWSNYVIGSQTNIIKMSV
- a CDS encoding DUF3772 domain-containing protein, whose translation is MRRFIPFLLTLTVLMWAAVAQAQDLAVRDEDDSLYSFWEDAASRAEERIDAAEDLSTEDLETLRQRLSTFRGEFDLARQANSARIATIRSQINALGPVPESGEESAEISATRADLDQQFEDLQAPILAADVAFRRADGLINEIDAIVRERDTRRLLSLGPSPLNPKTWPIAFADSERILRDLANDLASITDERNQENFQNKLPLVLLLLAISLTLIVRGRLWAGIAVNYMRRFGGRGSGVWSFLVSLLRIFLPLAGIYIFSHAILLTGVFDDTFEKLISLMPVLGFLLLGFRWLAERLFAREEEDALICLTQEGRRAGRFYMLILSLLFVARGVIAVLFDLEQAAPETLAITAFPVVVLFGVVLFFLGLLLRKYDIVDVEEGEDHAQKPGVGRVVRFFGTVLIAVSLLAPVMAAIGYSEAGNAMLYPTILSLLVLGLVMVLQRFAADVYGLIVGQGVEARDSLIAIFAGFLLVMTSIPLLALIWGARVTDLTELWGRFLAGFEIGGTRISPSDFLTFAIVFVLGYTITRLLQSTLRVNVLPKTRLDIGGQNALISGIGYVGIFLAALIAVTVAGVDLSAFAIVAGALSVGIGFGLQTIVSNFVSGIILLVERPISEGDWIEVGGQMGVVKHISVRSTRIETFDRTDVIVPNSDLIAGTVTNYTRGNTIGRLIVKVGVAYGTDTKRVDRILREIANAQPMVLNNPPPNVVFMGFGADSLDFEIRAILRDVNWILSVQNDINHEIAARFTEEGIEIPFAQRDVWLRNPEVLQTNTSESD